In Oncorhynchus nerka isolate Pitt River linkage group LG21, Oner_Uvic_2.0, whole genome shotgun sequence, the genomic window AAACCCAATTTCAGATTAATACATAGGAAACGGACATTATTGATGTTGCATACTGAATAGGCCTGTATGTTCTGGCTAACATAAATGTGCCTCAACAAACCTACATCGTTGCAACAAAACAAAAAGACTAGCTAGCTAATGCTTTTAACCTTATAGGCAAAAAAACATGTCTAGTTTAACAAGCTAGGTCACAGATGAAAGAGTTATAAATATCTCTGGCTAGGTAGCTATTTTAACTCGATTACAAGCTCAGGTACATCAATTAATGTAGCATGTCAGGGCGAAAGAGGACACAAGTATCCTTTTTTaaaatttaatctttatttaaccaggtaggctagttgagaacgagttctcatttgcaactgcgacctggccaagataaagcgtagcaattcgacacatacaacaacacagagttacacatggaataaacaaaacatagtcaataatacagtagaacaaaagaaaacaaaaagtctatatacagtgaatgCAAATGAGGTaaattaaggaaataaataggccatggtggcgaagtaattacaacactggaatggtagatcggcagaagatgaatgtgcaggtagagatactggggtgcaaaggagcaaaataaataaataccagtatggggatgaggtaggtagatagatgtgctgtttacagatgggctatgtacaggtgcagtgatctgtaagctgctctgacagctggtgcttaaagctagtgagggagatgtgagtctccagcttcagagatttttgcaattcgttccagtcatgggcagcagagaactggaaggaaagacgaccaaaggaggaattggctttgggggtgaccagtgagatatacctgctggagcgcgtgctacgagtgggtgctgctatggtgaccagtgagctgagataaggcggggcgtACCTGAGCCCGAGGGCCAAGTAAAAAGGGGCGTGTCACTGAGGAAGGTGAGGTCTACCGTCCATGACCATGAGAGCAGTGATGTTGATGATGTCAGACCAGGAACAGTGAAGAGTCAGTACTTCTCCAAGGAGGGGGAACCACAAAGGCTTGGAGAAGAGTTCTTCAACCAGCCCTGTATAAATTTGGCTAAAGCATTCCTGGGCAAAATACGTTCCCTAGAATCAAACATAAATTTAACCCAAACCACTGTTGAATAATCCTTGATCAGATACATATTATAACACAGTAGGTAGGCCTATGACTAGGGGCAGCCCCCGTGATGGGAAGGGGGCTCTTTGTGGACTAATGTCTACCTCTGATATAGCTACAGAttgttacaccagataatgtGATTGAACTTTTTTTGCTCCGTGAAGTAATCCAACAATTTGTACGCCGCCACCTTGTCTATTTCAAGTATTTTCTCATTGATCGAGACTGGTAGGTGTCCACCCCAAGGTGCTCGTGTCATGAAGGGCAGACACCTGTCTCGATCAATGAGAGAAGACTTGAAATAGACAAGATGGTAGGATTACTTCATGGAACAAAAAAATGATTACCTGGTGTAACAATCTGTAGTCACCTCTGAGGATTATTGTTGCAACTAAGAGTTGGAAAGGTCATCTATTTTAATCCTGAACAGAAACACTGCTTGCATTCAAACGACCAGCAAATTTCAAAGCCAGGAAGTGCTTGTGTATGCAGAGTGACTATTAATAATCTTAGCCATGACTCCTTTGCATGTTGCTTCTTTTTAAGCCCTCCAGTGGCTGAATCCTGTGCATGTTTGTGTTTAATTAAGTTATGTCTGGACCAGTTTACAGGAAGGCTGTAATAAAAAGTATGAAAGCCATTATCATGTGGCAAGGCTTCCGGGCTGGTTGTTAATTGTCAGAGAAGCTTGGTTCCCCCCGGTGTGATCATGCATTCCACCAGCCTTCCAGCACACACTGCCTCAGAACACTGTGTGGTTTGTGAACAGTCCTTTGCTCAATGCTGAAATAATTGCTCTCCTCAATGGGGACTTCTTTCAACAGCACTGAAAGAAACTCTGACTCTGAGTAGTTGGTGCTGACTGAGATCCAAACAACTGATGGGAGAGGACTTATCTTgtagaaaaatatttttttccttCTCACATTAACCTAATTTTATACGACTTTGTCCCCCCCCCAGCTCCATCTATACTAAATGCCTTCTCAGTGGAGTCTCATGGCCTCTGttgattttgtatttattatggatcccattactcttcctggggtccagcaaaaattaaggcagtttatacaattttaaaacattgcaatacattcacagattttacaacacgctgtgtgccctcaggcccctactccaccactaccacatatctatagtactaaatccatgtgtatgtatgttattgtgtgtgtatgcatgtgtctgtgccaatgtttgtgttgcttcacagtccccgctgttccttaaggtgttttttaaatctaattttactgcttgcgtcagttacttgatgtggaatagagttccatgtagtcatggctatgtagtactgtgtgcctcccatagtctgttctggacttggcatcctttcactccctcctctctacattttcctcttctctctctgctgctaaagccactttctaccactctaaattccaagcatctgcctctaaccctaggaagctctttgcaaccttctcctccctcctgaatcctcctccccctcccccccctcctccctctctgcagatgacttcgccaaccattttgaaaagaaggtcgacgacatccgatcctcgtttgctaagtcaaacgacaccgctggttctgctcacactgccctaccctgtgctctgacctctttctccctctctctccagatgaaatctcgcgtcttgtgacggccggccgcccaacaacctgcccgcttgaccctatcccctcctctcttctccagaccatttccggagaccttctccctacctcacctcgctcatcaactcatccctgaccgctggctacgtcccttccgtcttcaagagagcgagagttgcaccccttctgaaaaaacctacactcgatccctccgatgtcaacaactacagaccagtatcccttctttcttttctctccaaaactcttgaacgtgccgtccttggccagctctcccgctatctctctcagaatgaccttcttgatccaaatcagtcaggtttcaagactagtcattcaactgagactgctcttctctgtatcacggaggcgctccgcactgctaaagctaactctctctcctctgctctcatccttctagacctatcggctgccttcgatactgtgaaccatcagatcctcctctccaccctctccgagttgggcatctccggcgaggcccacgcttggattgcgtcctacctgacaggtcgctcctaccaggtggcgtggcgagaatccgtctccacaccacgtgctctcaccactggtgtcccccagggctctgttctaggccctctcctattctcgctatacaccaagtcacttggctctgtcataacctcacatggtctctcctatcattgctatgcagacgacacacaattaatcttctcctttcccccttctgatgaccaggtggcgaatcgcatctctgcatgtctggcagacatatcagtgtggatgacggatcaccacctcaagctgaacctcggcaagacggagctgctcttcctcccgggaaggactgcccgttccatgatctcgccatcacggttgacaactccattgtgtcctcctcccagagcgctaagaaccttggcgtgatcctggacaacaccctgtcgttctcaactaacatcaaggcggtggcccgttcctgtaggttcatgctctacaacatccgcagagtacgaccctgcctcacacaggaagcggcgcaggtcctaatccaggcacttgtcatctcccgtctggattactgcaactcgctgttggctgggctccctgcctgtgccattaaacccctacaactcatccagaacgccgcagcccgtctggtgttcaaccttcccaagttctctcacgcaccccgctcctccgctctctccactggcttccagttgaagctcgcatccgctacaagaccatggtgcttgcctacggagctgtgaggggaacggcacctcagtacctccaggctctgatcaggccctacacccaaacaagggcactgcgttcatccacctctggcctgctcgcctccctaccactgaggaagtacagttcccactcagcccagtcaaaactgttcgctgctctggccccccaatggtggaacaaactccctcacgacgccaggacagcggagtcaatcaccaccttccggagacacctgaaaccccaactctttaaggaatacctaggataggataaagtaatccctctcacccccccttaaaagatttagatgcactactgttccactggatgtcataaggtgaatgcaccaatttgtaagtcgctctggataagagcgtctgctaaatgacttaaatgtaatgtaaatgtgaagagacctctttgggtatgcatgggtgtcgagctgtgtgccagtagtttagacagacagctaggtgcattcaacatgtcaatacctcatAAATAaaggtagtgatgaagtcaatctctcctccactttcagccaggagagattgacatgcatgttattaatattagctctctgtgtacagttgaagtcggacgtttacatacaccttagtcaaatacatttaaactcagtttgtcacaattcctgacatttaatcctagtaaaaactacctgtcttaggttagttaggatcaccactttattttaagaatgtgaaatgtcagaataatagtagagagaatgatttatttcagcttttatcacattcccagtgggtcagaagattacatacactcaattagtattcggtagcattgcctttaaatagtttaacatgggtcaaacgtttcgggtagccttccacaagcttcccacaataagttgggtgaatactggcccattcctcctgacagagctggtgtaacggagtcaggtttgtaggcctccttgctcgcacacactttttcagttcttcccaccaattttctataggattgaggtcagggctttgtgatggccactccaataccttgactttattgtccttacgccattttgccacaactttggaattatgcttggggtcattgtccatttggaagacccatttgcgaccaaactttaacttcctgactgatgccttgagatgttgctttaatatatccacataattttcctttctcatgatgccacctattttgtgaagttcaccagtccatcctgcagaaaagcaccaccacaacatgatgctgtcacccccatgcttcacggttgggatggtgttcttcggcttgcaagcttccccctttttctcaaaacataacgatggtcattatggccaaacagttcattttttgtttcatcagaccagaggacatttctccaaaaagtacaatctttgtccccatgtgcagttgcaaactgtctggcatttttatggcggttttggagtagtggcttattccttgctgagtggccttatgtcgatataggactcgctttactgcggatattgatacttttgtacccgtttcctacAGCAttttcataaggtcctttgctgttattctgggattgatttgcacttttcgcaaatcgctaatttctaggagacagaacgcgtctccttcctgagcagtatgatggctgcgtggtccattggcatttatacttgcatactattaattgtgatacagtgaaataatctgtctgtaaacaattgttggaaaaattgcttgtgtcatgcacaaagtagacgtcctaaccgacttgccaaaacaatagtttgttaagaaatttgtgaagtggttgaaaacaagttttaatgactccaatctaagtgtatgtaaacttccgacttcaactgtacatccaaGGGACAGTCGTGCtgtcctgttctgagccaattgcaattttcctaagccctttttttgtggcacctgaccacaagactgaacagtagtcaaggtgggacaaaactagggcctgtaggacctgccttgttttgttaagaaggcagagcatcgctttattaaagacagacttctcccaatcttagctactactgcatcaatatgtctTGACCATGATTataattcctgattctaactggatgaTATTCTATAGGCTTCAATtaagacaagtaactctttatccacattatagcagggggtgtaaagccataacacaagtttttccagcagcagactttgatcgataatgtcaaaagctgcactgaagtctaacaagacaggcCCCACACTccttttatcatcaatttctctcagccaatcatcagtcatttgtgtaagtgttgtgcttgttgagtgtccttccctataagcattctgaaattctgttgtcaatttgtttactgtaaaatagcattgtgtggtcaaacacaatttttttccagaagtttactaagggttggtaacaggctgattggtcggctatttgagccattAAAGGAGCTTTACTAtacttgggtagcggaatgactttagcttccctccaggcctgagggcacacgctctacagtaggcttaaattgaagatgtggcaatatcgtctgctattatcctcagtcattttccatctagattgtcagaccctggtggcttgtcattgttcaTAGACAATAATTTGTTCACCTCTTGAGTTGAATGATCTAGCTAAACATGGTGGTTAAAATGTGTGTTGTGTATTCCTGTATCAACATTGGAGTCCAGCTAGCGGTTGCACAGCCATTGGCACACATACATCATCAGCAGAGCTTATTGTGACCCCACACATGTAGTCTAGTTCTCTTCAGAGACAACAATAGCTCAAGTTCCTACTGAAGACATACCCACTGAGGACACACATGAAAGAAAGTCTTTATTTAGGCCATCCCTTGTTTGTGCTGCAAGGTATTGGTGCGTCGGAGTGCAGATGGTGGTGGAGACTGAGGCCTACCTGGGAGAAGAGGACAAAGCCTCTCACTCTGCTGGGGGAAAATGTACTGCGAGGAACACAGCGATGTTTATGAAACCCGGCACCATCTACGTGTACCCCATCTACGGCATCTACCTCTGTATAAATGTTTCCAGTCAAGGTAAGACCATACAACAAAAACAGTACAACAGCCAGGCTTACCCTGAAGGTAGTGGAACAAACCACCAGTAATAAACCAAACTGCCATTAAAACCACACGCAGAAAAGTTCAGTGTGTTGGCCTTATCTGTAGGAAAATCACCTCATTAGAGACTAAGTAGTGTTGCATCTCCCAGGCTCCCCCATGTTACTTTCATTAGGCCATAGTTCTCTTTTTTTCAACTGCTTCTCATTATTGAAGACGTTATATTATATGTTGCACCATGTTATTATCCATTCATTCACACTGGAGAAAAAGGGCAAAGGAAGGAGATAATATGGCTCCACTCTATcgttccctgtgtgtgttctctctagggGAGGGTGCTGCTGTGCTTCTGCGGGCTCTGGAGCCTCTAAATGGCCTGCGTCTGATGAAGCAGCTGCGGACAGCCAGGCGGAGGGAGGAGGCCCGGCCCCTGAAGGACAAAGAGCTATGCAATGGTCCCTCaaagctgtgccaggccctggaCATACCGCGCTGCTTCGACCGGAGAGACCTTGCCTCAGACCCAGAGGTGTGGCTGGAGAGGGACACCCAGATAGGACCGCAAGAGCCAGGCCTTAGGGAGGTGGTCTCAGCAAGCCGGATCGGCATTGACTCTCATGGGGAATGGGCCACCAAACCCCTGCGCTTCTATCTGCGTGGTCACCGCTGTGTGAGTGTAGTGAACAAACAGGCAGAGATACAGATTCACTCACTGGCCAACAATGTGATATCAGACTTTGCGTCCTCCTCAGTGGACGTATGTGATGGTGACACAGGACAGAATTGAAACTGGGAATATTTTTGGAATTGTATCAAACCATGATGAGTATATACTTAATGTTTTTACAGACATAATGCAAGTGAAAAATGTCAGCTATGAGCTATTTCAGTAATTTGGTCTAGCTATGGGGAAATCATTGCAAAATACCCAAAGCCAAAATGTTTGCTCTGAGGGGAATCCAGATTCAATATATAATTACGTCTACTTAGATACACACATTGTTGCCCAAACACAAATCCCACAGATATGGAATATGCCATATTTGTGTGCTACAAATGATTCAACTACATTCCAAACATCTGTAAAATATTTGATCTAgcctcccctccctgctatcaaaGCAACTAGAATTTCCATTCCAGTCATTCTCATTAATAAACATCCTTGCTGGAAAAGTTCTCTTGGAATCATTGATTTCGCAGATGTTTGGAACGTCGTGCTCCTTCTCTCAAAGCAGAAACAGCATGTCTGATGTTTGGCATCTTTTCATTCTTTCCCTCCCACTGAGACTCCTGGGGGAGGCAGCCTTGCCTGCAGCCTGGAATGAGCATTAAGGTTGTTTTCCTACATTGTGTTTGTTGGAGATGATTTAGCACTTTTGGGAATCCCCCAAATGGAAAGGCTCAAGTGGAGTACTGTGTTTAAACTGCCCAATTTATAGGTATCACTAAAGCTCTTCACACACTGTTATTCAATCATGTACAGTAGTATTGAAAACAAGGCATTGAACGTAAAACATCTAAGAGAGAAAGGGACTAATTAAATCATCTAAAAGCTACATACATTCACTCCCAGTCCCCCAAGCAGAGCAGACAGTTATTCTTTTAGAAATCTTATTGTTTTGGGTAGCATTGATATGAGTACAGTTGGCTAGAAGCAATGAGCACCATAATAAGGCCTTTGTACAGCAGCAGTCCGTATCATTCTGTCCGTCTGGTATTTCAGAAAGGGTCCTTCACCTCATGACAGACCTGttcactctctctaccctctactccaGAGGAGACTggaagagggagatgacagacctctactccagaggagagtggaagagggagatgacagaCCTCTACTCCAGAGGAGACTggaagagggagatgacagaCCTCTACTCCAGAGGAGACTggaagagggagatgacagaCCTCTACTCCAGAGGAGACTggaagagggagatgacagaCCTCTACTCCAGAGGAGACTGGAAGAGGAGATGACAGACCTCTACTCCAGAGGAGACTggaagagggagatgacagaCCTCTACTCCAGAGGAGACTggaagagggagatgacagacctctactccagaggagagtggaagagggagatgacagacctctactccagaggagagtggaagagggagatgacagacctctactccagaggagagtggaagagggagatgacagacctctactccagaggagagtggaagagggagatgacagacctctactccagaggagagtggaagatggagatgacagacctctactccagaggagagtggaagagggagatgacagacctctactccagaggagagtggaagagggagatgacagaCCTCTACTCCAGAGGAGACTggaagagggagatgacagacctctactccagaggagagtggaagagggagatgacagaCCTCTACTCCAGAGGAGACTggaagagggagatgacagaCCTCTACTCCAGAGGAGactggaagagggggaggagatgacagacctctactccagaggagagtggaagagggagatgacagacctctactccagaggagagtggaagagggagatgacagacctctactccagaggagagtggaagagggagatgacagaCCTCTCTACTCCAGAGGAGAGTggaagagggagatgacagaCCTCTACTCCAGAGGAGACTggaagagggagatgacagacctctactccagaggagagtggaagagggagatgacagaCCTCTACTCCAGAGGAGACTggaagagggagatgacagaCCTCTCTACTCCAGAGGAGAGTggaagagggagatgacagaCCTCTACTCCAGAGGAGACTggaagagggagatgacagaCCTCTCTACTCCAGAGGAGAGTggaagagggagatgacagacctctactccagaggagagtggaagagggagatgacagaCCTCTACTCCAGAGGAGATTggaagagggagatgacagaCCTCTACTCCAGAGGAGACTGGAAGAGGGAGATGACAGGGTCCTCATGGTTGGTGACCACCAGAACACTTCTGAATTTGTCAAATAGGGTCTTCAGCTGAGATCGCCTCATGTTTTCATTATACATGATCTCCTCCAGGTGATGGTGCCCTCGGAAGTAGTGCAGCAGCCTGGAAAGAAGGAAGGAACATCACACAACAGGCAGAGAAATGAGACTAAAGCAAATTATTCTCCAAATCATTAGCTAAGTAAATCTAGCATGAAGCAGCACTTGTTAGAGCCAGTAATCACATTAGTGCATCCTGCACACTATGCAGTCACACTATTGATTCACTGCTTAGGGCTTTGGCATTTTCCTTCAAGCTTTTTCTCACTTCTGCAACTCAGCAATTGTTACACAACTGAAAAATAACATTCTATTTCCCATATATTCTTACATGAAGACGggatgagatttttttttttttttcaaagccT contains:
- the LOC115103629 gene encoding DNA-3-methyladenine glycosylase-like, which produces MSGRKRTQIRRGVPEPEGQVKRGVSLRKVRSTVHDHESSDVDDVRPGTVKSQYFSKEGEPQRLGEEFFNQPCINLAKAFLGKILIQQFVRRHLVYFKYFLIDRDWYWCVGVQMVVETEAYLGEEDKASHSAGGKCTARNTAMFMKPGTIYVYPIYGIYLCINVSSQGEGAAVLLRALEPLNGLRLMKQLRTARRREEARPLKDKELCNGPSKLCQALDIPRCFDRRDLASDPEVWLERDTQIGPQEPGLREVVSASRIGIDSHGEWATKPLRFYLRGHRCVSVVNKQAEIQIHSLANNVISDFASSSVDVCDGDTGQN